The following coding sequences are from one Erythrobacter sp. YJ-T3-07 window:
- a CDS encoding FAD-dependent oxidoreductase gives MDDATYLRRRILVAFERAEAEPDVDRQRGFLNFVVVGGGPTGVEMAGAIAELARTALAADFRKIDPRDARVILVQGLPKVLPSFPPALSDRAREDLERLGVEVRLNQTVTECDADGVALGTERLTAATVVWAAGVMASPAGSWLGVETD, from the coding sequence GTGGACGATGCAACCTATTTGCGGCGTCGTATCCTCGTGGCCTTTGAGAGAGCCGAAGCTGAGCCCGACGTCGATCGACAACGAGGCTTTCTGAATTTCGTCGTGGTTGGCGGAGGCCCGACTGGCGTTGAGATGGCCGGTGCGATAGCCGAGTTGGCCCGCACAGCGTTAGCCGCCGACTTTCGCAAGATCGATCCACGAGACGCGCGCGTCATCCTGGTGCAAGGTCTCCCGAAGGTCCTGCCTTCCTTTCCCCCGGCTCTTTCCGACCGGGCACGTGAGGATCTCGAACGGTTAGGCGTCGAAGTCCGCCTTAATCAGACGGTTACAGAGTGCGACGCTGACGGCGTTGCGCTTGGGACAGAGCGCCTTACGGCGGCGACGGTCGTCTGGGCCGCGGGAGTCATGGCATCACCCGCTGGGTCCTGGCTTGGGGTAGAAACTGAT